Proteins found in one Pseudopipra pipra isolate bDixPip1 chromosome 19, bDixPip1.hap1, whole genome shotgun sequence genomic segment:
- the FADS6 gene encoding fatty acid desaturase 6 isoform X4 — protein MASAGRATEPGLPREMAMENGDTAGQRGQQVNGEVSGTPRLRGMRDPLLRDTTAPDGSRTEVMAAGWESGPALGDEDGTPGGAPQRTGQQEEALMTELSELVQKVVKSSSWWERHGVDISILACSFLLLPAGFLCLRSAQTIPFLAGVLTLGVVHHTLTVKGSHLASHNALTESKSWGKVWAIFFIELCSAFTVEQATYNHVKIHHGYTNVIGLGDSSTWKLPFLNRYVYMFIAPLAVPILTPLVALDLLRNVEWKAALRTLCCMFLGFYCHYWLLLHVSGFQSPWSALLCMLLTRSLLAHPYIHVNIFQIKPIVSQYLKQKKLPYNEDTYGSRLRLFLQRYEELMVHAPPITELVGIQ, from the exons ATGGCCAGCGCCGGGAGAGCCACCGAGCCGGGACTGCC TAGGGAGATGGCGATGGAGAACGGGGACACGGcgggacagaggggacagcaggTCAACGGTGAGGTCAGCGGTACCCCCCGGCTCCGGGGGATGAGGGATCCCCTGCTCCGGGACACGACAGCACCTGACGGCAGCAGGACAGAGGTGATGGCAGCGGGCTGGGAGTCGGGACCAGCGCTGGGTGACGAGGATGGGACCCCCGGGGGGGCCCCACAGCGaacagggcagcaggaggaagcCCTGATGACCGAGCTCTCAGAGCTGGTGCAGAAGGTGgtgaagagcagcagctggtgggaACGGCACGGCGTGGACATCAGCATCCTTGCCTGCAGCTTCCTCCTGCTCCCGGCAG GGTTCCTGTGCCTGCGGTCAGCCCAGACCATCCCTTTCCTGGCGGGTGTCCTCACCCTCGGCGTGGTGCATCACACCCTGACCGTCAAGGGCAGCCACCTGGCCAGCCACAACGCCTTGACCGAGTCCAAATCCTGGGGCAAAGTGTGGGCCATCTTCTTCATTGAG ctctgctcagctttCACAGTCGAGCAGGCCACCTACAACCACGTGAAGATCCACCACGGCTACACCAACGTCATCGGCCTTGGGGACTCCAGCACCTGGAAACTTCCTTTCCTGAACCGCTACGTCTACATGTTCATCGCCCCTCTCGCAGTGCCCATCTTGACCCCTCTGGTTGCACTTG ATTTGTTGAGGAATGTGGAGTGGAAAGCAGCTCTCCGGACTCTCTGCTGCATGTTCCTGGGTTTTTACTGCCATTACTGGCTGCTGCTCCACGTCTCAGGCTTCCAGTCGCCGTGGTCCGCCCTGCTCTGCATGCTGCTCACCCGCTCCCTCCTGGCACATCCCTACATCCATGTCAACATATTCCAG ATCAAGCCCATTGTCTCCCAGTACCTGAAGCAGAAGAAGTTGCCCTACAACGAGGACACCTACGGCTCCAGGCTCCGGCTCTTCCTCCAGAGATACGAGGAGCTGATGGTCCACGCTCCCCCCATCACAGAGCTGGTGGGCATCCAGTGA
- the FADS6 gene encoding fatty acid desaturase 6 isoform X3, translated as MASAGRATEPGLPREMAMENGDTAGQRGQQVNGEVSGTPRLRGMRDPLLRDTTAPDGSRTEVMAAGWESGPALGDEDGTPGGAPQRTGQQEEALMTELSELVQKVVKSSSWWERHGVDISILACSFLLLPAGFLCLRSAQTIPFLAGVLTLGVVHHTLTVKGSHLASHNALTESKSWGKVWAIFFIELCSAFTVEQATYNHVKIHHGYTNVIGLGDSSTWKLPFLNRYVYMFIAPLAVPILTPLVALDLLRNVEWKAALRTLCCMFLGFYCHYWLLLHVSGFQSPWSALLCMLLTRSLLAHPYIHVNIFQHIGLPMFAADRKPKRIHLMSLGVLNLPRNALLDWSFGHSLISCHVEHHLFPSLSDNMCLKIKPIVSQYLKQKKLPYNEDTYGSRLRLFLQRYEELMVHAPPITELVGIQ; from the exons ATGGCCAGCGCCGGGAGAGCCACCGAGCCGGGACTGCC TAGGGAGATGGCGATGGAGAACGGGGACACGGcgggacagaggggacagcaggTCAACGGTGAGGTCAGCGGTACCCCCCGGCTCCGGGGGATGAGGGATCCCCTGCTCCGGGACACGACAGCACCTGACGGCAGCAGGACAGAGGTGATGGCAGCGGGCTGGGAGTCGGGACCAGCGCTGGGTGACGAGGATGGGACCCCCGGGGGGGCCCCACAGCGaacagggcagcaggaggaagcCCTGATGACCGAGCTCTCAGAGCTGGTGCAGAAGGTGgtgaagagcagcagctggtgggaACGGCACGGCGTGGACATCAGCATCCTTGCCTGCAGCTTCCTCCTGCTCCCGGCAG GGTTCCTGTGCCTGCGGTCAGCCCAGACCATCCCTTTCCTGGCGGGTGTCCTCACCCTCGGCGTGGTGCATCACACCCTGACCGTCAAGGGCAGCCACCTGGCCAGCCACAACGCCTTGACCGAGTCCAAATCCTGGGGCAAAGTGTGGGCCATCTTCTTCATTGAG ctctgctcagctttCACAGTCGAGCAGGCCACCTACAACCACGTGAAGATCCACCACGGCTACACCAACGTCATCGGCCTTGGGGACTCCAGCACCTGGAAACTTCCTTTCCTGAACCGCTACGTCTACATGTTCATCGCCCCTCTCGCAGTGCCCATCTTGACCCCTCTGGTTGCACTTG ATTTGTTGAGGAATGTGGAGTGGAAAGCAGCTCTCCGGACTCTCTGCTGCATGTTCCTGGGTTTTTACTGCCATTACTGGCTGCTGCTCCACGTCTCAGGCTTCCAGTCGCCGTGGTCCGCCCTGCTCTGCATGCTGCTCACCCGCTCCCTCCTGGCACATCCCTACATCCATGTCAACATATTCCAG CACATCGGCCTCCCCATGTTCGCGGCCGATCGCAAACCCAAGCGGATCCACCTCATGAGCCTGGGTGTCCTCAACCTGCCCCGCAACGCCCTCCTCGACTGGTCCTTCGGCCACTCGCTCATCAGCTGCCACGTGGAGCATCACCTCTTCCCCAGCCTCTCCGACAACATGTGCCTGAAG ATCAAGCCCATTGTCTCCCAGTACCTGAAGCAGAAGAAGTTGCCCTACAACGAGGACACCTACGGCTCCAGGCTCCGGCTCTTCCTCCAGAGATACGAGGAGCTGATGGTCCACGCTCCCCCCATCACAGAGCTGGTGGGCATCCAGTGA
- the FADS6 gene encoding fatty acid desaturase 6 isoform X2, whose protein sequence is MASAGRATEPGLPEMAMENGDTAGQRGQQVNGEVSGTPRLRGMRDPLLRDTTAPDGSRTEVMAAGWESGPALGDEDGTPGGAPQRTGQQEEALMTELSELVQKVVKSSSWWERHGVDISILACSFLLLPAGFLCLRSAQTIPFLAGVLTLGVVHHTLTVKGSHLASHNALTESKSWGKVWAIFFIELCSAFTVEQATYNHVKIHHGYTNVIGLGDSSTWKLPFLNRYVYMFIAPLAVPILTPLVALDLLRNVEWKAALRTLCCMFLGFYCHYWLLLHVSGFQSPWSALLCMLLTRSLLAHPYIHVNIFQHIGLPMFAADRKPKRIHLMSLGVLNLPRNALLDWSFGHSLISCHVEHHLFPSLSDNMCLKPLTDRPPSHSCFSWVSAPCSFSWSKFQPEAAFQQSRTLPALLLGKYPKCCAV, encoded by the exons ATGGCCAGCGCCGGGAGAGCCACCGAGCCGGGACTGCC GGAGATGGCGATGGAGAACGGGGACACGGcgggacagaggggacagcaggTCAACGGTGAGGTCAGCGGTACCCCCCGGCTCCGGGGGATGAGGGATCCCCTGCTCCGGGACACGACAGCACCTGACGGCAGCAGGACAGAGGTGATGGCAGCGGGCTGGGAGTCGGGACCAGCGCTGGGTGACGAGGATGGGACCCCCGGGGGGGCCCCACAGCGaacagggcagcaggaggaagcCCTGATGACCGAGCTCTCAGAGCTGGTGCAGAAGGTGgtgaagagcagcagctggtgggaACGGCACGGCGTGGACATCAGCATCCTTGCCTGCAGCTTCCTCCTGCTCCCGGCAG GGTTCCTGTGCCTGCGGTCAGCCCAGACCATCCCTTTCCTGGCGGGTGTCCTCACCCTCGGCGTGGTGCATCACACCCTGACCGTCAAGGGCAGCCACCTGGCCAGCCACAACGCCTTGACCGAGTCCAAATCCTGGGGCAAAGTGTGGGCCATCTTCTTCATTGAG ctctgctcagctttCACAGTCGAGCAGGCCACCTACAACCACGTGAAGATCCACCACGGCTACACCAACGTCATCGGCCTTGGGGACTCCAGCACCTGGAAACTTCCTTTCCTGAACCGCTACGTCTACATGTTCATCGCCCCTCTCGCAGTGCCCATCTTGACCCCTCTGGTTGCACTTG ATTTGTTGAGGAATGTGGAGTGGAAAGCAGCTCTCCGGACTCTCTGCTGCATGTTCCTGGGTTTTTACTGCCATTACTGGCTGCTGCTCCACGTCTCAGGCTTCCAGTCGCCGTGGTCCGCCCTGCTCTGCATGCTGCTCACCCGCTCCCTCCTGGCACATCCCTACATCCATGTCAACATATTCCAG CACATCGGCCTCCCCATGTTCGCGGCCGATCGCAAACCCAAGCGGATCCACCTCATGAGCCTGGGTGTCCTCAACCTGCCCCGCAACGCCCTCCTCGACTGGTCCTTCGGCCACTCGCTCATCAGCTGCCACGTGGAGCATCACCTCTTCCCCAGCCTCTCCGACAACATGTGCCTGAAG CCCCTAACCGACCGACCTCCATCCCATTCCTGTTTCTCCTGGgtttctgctccctgctcttTCTCCTGGTCCAAATTCCAGCCCGAAGCAGCCTTCCAGCAGTCCAGGACCCTCCCAGCTCTTCTGCTGGGAAAGTATCCCAAGTGTTGCGCAGTCTGA
- the FADS6 gene encoding fatty acid desaturase 6 isoform X1 yields MASAGRATEPGLPREMAMENGDTAGQRGQQVNGEVSGTPRLRGMRDPLLRDTTAPDGSRTEVMAAGWESGPALGDEDGTPGGAPQRTGQQEEALMTELSELVQKVVKSSSWWERHGVDISILACSFLLLPAGFLCLRSAQTIPFLAGVLTLGVVHHTLTVKGSHLASHNALTESKSWGKVWAIFFIELCSAFTVEQATYNHVKIHHGYTNVIGLGDSSTWKLPFLNRYVYMFIAPLAVPILTPLVALDLLRNVEWKAALRTLCCMFLGFYCHYWLLLHVSGFQSPWSALLCMLLTRSLLAHPYIHVNIFQHIGLPMFAADRKPKRIHLMSLGVLNLPRNALLDWSFGHSLISCHVEHHLFPSLSDNMCLKPLTDRPPSHSCFSWVSAPCSFSWSKFQPEAAFQQSRTLPALLLGKYPKCCAV; encoded by the exons ATGGCCAGCGCCGGGAGAGCCACCGAGCCGGGACTGCC TAGGGAGATGGCGATGGAGAACGGGGACACGGcgggacagaggggacagcaggTCAACGGTGAGGTCAGCGGTACCCCCCGGCTCCGGGGGATGAGGGATCCCCTGCTCCGGGACACGACAGCACCTGACGGCAGCAGGACAGAGGTGATGGCAGCGGGCTGGGAGTCGGGACCAGCGCTGGGTGACGAGGATGGGACCCCCGGGGGGGCCCCACAGCGaacagggcagcaggaggaagcCCTGATGACCGAGCTCTCAGAGCTGGTGCAGAAGGTGgtgaagagcagcagctggtgggaACGGCACGGCGTGGACATCAGCATCCTTGCCTGCAGCTTCCTCCTGCTCCCGGCAG GGTTCCTGTGCCTGCGGTCAGCCCAGACCATCCCTTTCCTGGCGGGTGTCCTCACCCTCGGCGTGGTGCATCACACCCTGACCGTCAAGGGCAGCCACCTGGCCAGCCACAACGCCTTGACCGAGTCCAAATCCTGGGGCAAAGTGTGGGCCATCTTCTTCATTGAG ctctgctcagctttCACAGTCGAGCAGGCCACCTACAACCACGTGAAGATCCACCACGGCTACACCAACGTCATCGGCCTTGGGGACTCCAGCACCTGGAAACTTCCTTTCCTGAACCGCTACGTCTACATGTTCATCGCCCCTCTCGCAGTGCCCATCTTGACCCCTCTGGTTGCACTTG ATTTGTTGAGGAATGTGGAGTGGAAAGCAGCTCTCCGGACTCTCTGCTGCATGTTCCTGGGTTTTTACTGCCATTACTGGCTGCTGCTCCACGTCTCAGGCTTCCAGTCGCCGTGGTCCGCCCTGCTCTGCATGCTGCTCACCCGCTCCCTCCTGGCACATCCCTACATCCATGTCAACATATTCCAG CACATCGGCCTCCCCATGTTCGCGGCCGATCGCAAACCCAAGCGGATCCACCTCATGAGCCTGGGTGTCCTCAACCTGCCCCGCAACGCCCTCCTCGACTGGTCCTTCGGCCACTCGCTCATCAGCTGCCACGTGGAGCATCACCTCTTCCCCAGCCTCTCCGACAACATGTGCCTGAAG CCCCTAACCGACCGACCTCCATCCCATTCCTGTTTCTCCTGGgtttctgctccctgctcttTCTCCTGGTCCAAATTCCAGCCCGAAGCAGCCTTCCAGCAGTCCAGGACCCTCCCAGCTCTTCTGCTGGGAAAGTATCCCAAGTGTTGCGCAGTCTGA